The following proteins come from a genomic window of Candidatus Saccharibacteria bacterium oral taxon 488:
- a CDS encoding glycosyltransferase family 4 protein codes for MRILMLGWELPPHNCGGLGVACYQMSKALAAHGVAIDFVVPYSAAHPNITHMNIHAASPLPPGYHDLGAYDHGVAPEVEDTGGHELEPMRRLQRRYGKFVRQFARMYPPDAIHAHDWLTMEAGVIAKEVSGAPLIVHVHATEFDRSGEHSGNPLVHEIEQQGLMMADRIIAVSHITKDMIVKNYHIPPDKVEVVYNAIDLADLPPHEYDTATYKYLEDLKTDGYTIVGALTRLTVQKGLTYFVRAAARALERYDKIAFLLSGDGEQRDELVALAARLGVSDRVIFTGFVRGKQWRDAYYLIDIFIMSSVSEPFGLTALEAAHHDTALLISKQSGVGEVLHNIMRFDYWDVDKLADEIVNIARSPGLQSALKRNVKDEYARLSWQDAAERCVALYQASAERRWA; via the coding sequence ATGAGAATTTTGATGCTAGGGTGGGAGCTTCCTCCGCACAATTGTGGCGGCCTTGGTGTGGCGTGTTACCAGATGTCAAAGGCATTGGCGGCGCACGGTGTTGCTATTGATTTTGTCGTGCCCTACTCGGCGGCGCATCCGAATATTACTCATATGAACATTCACGCGGCCTCGCCGCTACCGCCGGGTTATCATGATCTCGGGGCGTATGATCACGGGGTCGCACCAGAAGTCGAGGATACGGGTGGGCACGAACTTGAACCGATGCGTCGGTTACAGCGCCGCTATGGCAAGTTTGTCAGGCAGTTCGCTCGGATGTATCCACCGGACGCCATTCATGCTCACGACTGGCTGACGATGGAGGCTGGCGTGATCGCCAAGGAGGTGTCGGGTGCTCCGCTGATCGTTCATGTGCATGCTACTGAGTTTGATCGCTCGGGCGAACATTCGGGTAATCCCTTGGTGCATGAGATTGAGCAGCAGGGGCTGATGATGGCTGATCGAATTATCGCGGTTAGTCACATCACCAAGGACATGATTGTCAAGAATTATCACATACCGCCAGATAAAGTTGAGGTGGTATATAATGCGATCGACCTGGCTGACCTGCCGCCGCATGAGTACGACACGGCGACATACAAATACCTCGAGGATCTCAAGACTGATGGCTATACCATCGTTGGTGCGTTGACACGGCTGACGGTACAGAAAGGGCTGACCTACTTCGTGCGGGCGGCAGCTAGAGCGTTAGAGCGCTACGACAAGATCGCATTTTTGCTATCGGGTGACGGCGAGCAGCGGGATGAATTGGTAGCGTTGGCGGCACGGCTAGGTGTTAGTGACCGGGTAATTTTCACTGGTTTTGTTCGTGGCAAGCAGTGGCGCGATGCCTACTACCTGATTGATATATTCATCATGAGTTCGGTGTCAGAACCGTTTGGGCTGACGGCACTGGAGGCAGCGCATCACGATACGGCTCTGCTCATCAGCAAGCAGTCGGGTGTTGGCGAGGTACTCCATAACATCATGCGGTTTGATTATTGGGATGTTGATAAGCTGGCAGATGAGATCGTCAATATTGCGCGCTCGCCAGGCTTGCAGTCGGCCTTAAAGCGCAATGTCAAGGATGAGTACGCTCGGCTGTCGTGGCAGGATGCTGCGGAGCGGTGTGTCGCGCTGTATCAAGCATCGGCCGAAAGGAGGTGGGCATGA
- a CDS encoding alpha-amylase, which produces MGMSRGITLYLHVHQPWRVRRYSIFDVATRHDYFETNDPAQNNELIFHKVAEKSYLRMNALLEELLRRHRDFKLSLSISGVFLEQAERFNPAVIESFKRLVATGKVELLSSPYYHSLAFFYSRPEFEEQIRRHQQKLRQLFGVETTVLANTELAYNDDLAKWAETAGFSGVLAEGWDEVLEWRSPNYVYRPVGTDRIGLLLKNYRLSDDIAFRFSNRSWAGWPLTAEKYRTWLMEATAEAPLVNLFMDYETFGEHQWSDSGIFSFFDQFVASWFEVSGNTFYTVSEALAAHRPVGDISMPETVTWADSERDLTAWNGNDLQKEALRYLYELEADVLRSGDEQLIADWRRLQSSDHFYYMCTKWFTDGDVHAYFSPYDSPYEAFLYYVNAIRDVRWRLSAHRYERF; this is translated from the coding sequence GTGGGCATGAGCCGGGGTATCACCCTCTATCTTCACGTGCATCAGCCATGGCGAGTGCGGCGGTATAGTATTTTTGATGTGGCGACGCGGCATGATTATTTCGAGACGAATGATCCAGCCCAAAACAACGAGTTAATTTTTCATAAAGTTGCCGAGAAGTCATATCTACGGATGAATGCTCTACTAGAGGAACTGCTCAGGCGGCATCGTGATTTCAAGCTGTCGCTAAGCATCAGCGGTGTGTTCCTCGAGCAAGCGGAGCGCTTTAACCCAGCGGTGATCGAGAGCTTTAAGCGGCTGGTTGCCACTGGCAAGGTCGAGTTGTTATCAAGCCCGTATTATCACAGCCTAGCGTTCTTTTATTCACGACCCGAGTTTGAGGAGCAAATTCGCCGTCACCAGCAGAAACTGCGCCAGCTGTTTGGCGTCGAGACCACGGTGCTCGCAAATACCGAGCTAGCGTACAATGACGACCTCGCCAAGTGGGCGGAGACGGCTGGTTTTAGCGGTGTGCTGGCCGAAGGTTGGGACGAGGTGCTGGAGTGGCGCAGTCCGAATTATGTGTATCGGCCAGTCGGCACGGACAGGATTGGACTGCTGCTCAAGAATTATCGACTGAGTGACGATATCGCCTTTCGGTTTAGTAATCGGTCGTGGGCGGGTTGGCCGCTGACGGCAGAAAAATATCGGACGTGGTTGATGGAGGCGACGGCCGAGGCACCGCTGGTTAATTTATTCATGGATTATGAAACCTTTGGTGAGCACCAGTGGTCGGATAGCGGTATTTTTAGCTTTTTTGATCAGTTTGTTGCCTCGTGGTTCGAGGTTAGCGGTAATACGTTTTATACGGTGTCTGAAGCGTTGGCGGCGCATCGGCCGGTCGGTGATATTAGTATGCCAGAGACGGTGACTTGGGCGGATAGCGAGCGCGATTTGACAGCGTGGAATGGCAATGATTTACAGAAAGAGGCGCTGCGGTATCTGTACGAGCTGGAGGCCGACGTACTGAGGAGTGGCGATGAGCAGCTGATCGCCGATTGGCGGCGGCTGCAGTCGTCTGATCATTTCTATTATATGTGCACCAAGTGGTTTACTGATGGCGACGTCCACGCCTATTTCAGCCCGTATGATTCGCCGTACGAGGCTTTCCTCTATTATGTCAACGCAATTCGCGATGTGCGCTGGCGGCTGAGCGCGCATCGGTACGAGAGGTTTTGA
- the rpmG gene encoding 50S ribosomal protein L33 gives MAKKKNTKRKLIGLVSNLSGHRTYYTTVNTQNRTTKGQGKLTLRKYDPVARQHATYTETKKNLGRNEVKPRKG, from the coding sequence ATGGCAAAGAAGAAGAATACGAAGCGGAAGTTGATTGGTTTGGTCAGTAATTTGAGCGGCCACCGCACGTACTACACCACGGTCAACACCCAAAACCGCACCACAAAAGGGCAGGGCAAGCTGACGCTCCGAAAATACGATCCAGTGGCCCGCCAGCACGCAACCTACACCGAGACCAAGAAAAACCTCGGCCGCAACGAGGTCAAGCCGCGCAAGGGCTAA
- a CDS encoding NAD(P)H-dependent oxidoreductase, whose product MTSKPTISAAEITKALDFRHACKKFDADKKISDQDMELILEAIRLTPTSYGFEQFDVIVAQDQQLRQDLKKCAPINKPRFDASHFLIFTAKTADALSDHIDHILRDVKRMNLVERTAYKTFWKQWAKKDFKLMDAPDGLHQWSAHQAYIALGFAMLVAAERGIDSCPIEGFSIDQATEVLTTHQLIDPAKDLPVLMLALGYASRSDRPHPRSRRPLDEMVRWY is encoded by the coding sequence ATGACCAGCAAACCAACCATTTCAGCAGCGGAAATTACCAAAGCGCTGGATTTTCGCCATGCCTGCAAGAAATTTGATGCTGATAAAAAGATTTCTGACCAAGATATGGAGCTGATCCTTGAGGCAATTCGCCTCACGCCAACCTCGTACGGTTTTGAGCAATTCGACGTCATCGTCGCCCAAGATCAGCAGCTGCGCCAGGATCTGAAAAAATGCGCGCCGATTAACAAGCCGCGCTTTGATGCCAGTCATTTCCTGATTTTTACCGCCAAGACGGCCGACGCGCTTAGCGACCACATCGATCACATACTCCGTGATGTAAAGCGCATGAATCTGGTCGAGCGCACCGCCTACAAGACCTTCTGGAAGCAGTGGGCCAAGAAAGATTTCAAGCTGATGGACGCGCCTGACGGGCTGCACCAGTGGTCAGCGCACCAGGCATACATCGCCCTCGGCTTTGCCATGCTGGTGGCAGCGGAGCGGGGGATTGACTCGTGTCCGATTGAGGGATTTTCGATTGATCAAGCGACAGAGGTACTGACAACCCACCAGCTCATTGACCCAGCCAAAGATCTGCCGGTTCTCATGCTGGCGCTCGGCTACGCCAGCCGGAGTGACCGGCCACACCCGCGCAGCCGCCGGCCACTTGATGAGATGGTACGCTGGTATTAG
- a CDS encoding DNA alkylation repair protein, producing MLQDLTRQLETLAQGNESYAVFNHRIVNTKMPVIGVRVPDLRRLARKLAPNMSAADISKLLTAKNESFEYVLLCGLLITHARLDDQTMIDLAKQYLPHVDSWAHIDIFVEKKRRFAGEVWWDFALECLQNEDEFTVRYGVISLMTNFLDEAHIDQVFAALRNVKHDGYYYVKMALAWLYATTAVHFFELTLAELENEHIDTWTRNKAYQKMRESRRFTPEEQRIIRQQKGGRQ from the coding sequence ATGCTTCAAGACCTCACGCGCCAACTCGAAACGCTTGCCCAAGGCAACGAATCCTACGCTGTCTTTAACCATCGTATCGTCAACACCAAGATGCCGGTCATCGGCGTGCGCGTGCCGGATTTACGGCGGTTGGCGAGGAAATTAGCGCCTAATATGAGCGCAGCGGACATTAGCAAATTACTAACAGCCAAGAACGAATCATTTGAATACGTGTTGCTATGCGGGCTGCTGATCACGCACGCTCGGCTCGATGACCAGACGATGATTGATCTAGCCAAGCAATATCTGCCACACGTTGATTCGTGGGCGCACATCGATATATTTGTAGAGAAAAAGCGACGCTTTGCTGGCGAAGTGTGGTGGGATTTTGCACTAGAATGCTTGCAGAATGAAGACGAGTTCACGGTGCGCTACGGCGTGATTTCGCTGATGACTAATTTCCTAGACGAAGCACACATCGATCAGGTTTTCGCAGCGCTGCGAAACGTTAAACACGACGGTTATTATTACGTCAAAATGGCGCTGGCCTGGCTATATGCTACGACGGCAGTACACTTTTTTGAGCTAACGCTGGCTGAATTAGAAAATGAGCATATCGACACCTGGACGCGCAACAAAGCTTACCAAAAAATGCGCGAATCGCGGCGATTCACTCCCGAAGAGCAACGTATCATTAGGCAACAAAAAGGAGGACGCCAATGA
- a CDS encoding NUDIX domain-containing protein — MDKQSSAAYMQHIRDLTADYPRFEDGRINYTDERVCFVLNCVVVSGDQVLLTKRSAEVIAYPELINGISGFIDNPNLSIEDIAYSELAEEVGISRQHIINMKLSRPFVQIDQQLDREWHVVAVLVELAGTVTPRLNWENKSAAWFNLKEVPKMKLMPGFAETVGAALAMHHL, encoded by the coding sequence ATGGATAAGCAATCGTCTGCCGCCTACATGCAACACATTCGCGACCTTACGGCTGATTATCCACGTTTTGAAGATGGACGAATTAACTATACTGATGAACGTGTGTGTTTTGTGTTAAACTGTGTTGTTGTCTCGGGCGATCAAGTCCTCCTGACTAAACGTAGCGCTGAGGTTATCGCCTATCCGGAGCTGATTAACGGCATATCCGGTTTTATCGACAACCCTAATCTTAGTATTGAAGACATCGCGTATAGTGAACTAGCCGAAGAGGTCGGCATTTCAAGGCAACATATTATCAATATGAAGCTCAGCCGGCCATTTGTACAGATTGACCAGCAACTAGATCGTGAATGGCATGTTGTTGCCGTCCTCGTTGAACTAGCAGGTACCGTTACGCCCCGGCTTAATTGGGAAAATAAATCCGCTGCCTGGTTTAATCTCAAAGAAGTTCCCAAGATGAAGCTCATGCCGGGTTTTGCCGAAACAGTGGGAGCAGCGTTAGCAATGCACCACTTATAG
- a CDS encoding TfoX/Sxy family protein, translating to MPYNEAIADQVQLDLAHLPDTHEIKMYGGIAFMVNNKMCACVGGSKTDNIMVRIGADVYEDALKRKGARPTIMKDRSSDQRLYRPRRRRAKGL from the coding sequence ATGCCGTATAATGAAGCCATCGCCGACCAAGTGCAGCTAGACCTCGCACATTTGCCCGACACGCACGAAATCAAGATGTATGGTGGTATTGCCTTTATGGTCAACAACAAAATGTGCGCTTGCGTTGGTGGTAGCAAAACAGACAACATCATGGTGCGTATCGGCGCGGATGTATACGAGGATGCACTGAAACGAAAGGGCGCGCGCCCGACAATCATGAAAGATCGATCGTCCGATCAAAGGTTATATCGACCTCGACGGCGAAGAGCGAAAGGACTTTAG
- a CDS encoding CPBP family intramembrane metalloprotease: protein MSQLSIKNKFISTVRAYPLASFFILAYLGSWIGWSPWWLSQTGVGLLPYELPRSAVAGINQLGLIAGPLVAVFVVTRIASGRKGVKQLQKSFTQWRAHPLAYILAFAAIPLAICAAYFLFGGVGISSDISPAIITTLLVTFVIYLAGGPIQEEGGWRGFALHRLQQRYHPLVAAVILGVVHCLWHIPLFFTSEWDTARSGVSQLWAYLVLVVSMSVVMSWLVNKARGSVFLAILAHNSVNWSLFVVATLSGVAIANNWPAALSLTVLAIVAIVATRGRLAFEESNK from the coding sequence ATGAGCCAGCTATCTATAAAAAACAAGTTCATTAGCACTGTTCGTGCCTATCCCCTAGCGTCATTTTTTATTCTCGCATATCTTGGGTCGTGGATTGGGTGGAGTCCGTGGTGGTTGTCGCAGACAGGTGTCGGGTTGCTACCGTATGAGCTGCCACGTTCTGCGGTTGCCGGCATCAATCAGCTCGGGCTTATTGCGGGGCCGCTGGTTGCAGTGTTTGTTGTTACTCGCATTGCGAGTGGACGCAAAGGAGTAAAGCAACTACAAAAGAGCTTTACGCAGTGGCGAGCGCACCCACTGGCATATATTCTCGCATTCGCGGCAATTCCTCTCGCGATTTGTGCGGCGTATTTCCTCTTTGGTGGTGTCGGGATTTCGTCCGACATATCGCCTGCGATTATCACGACGCTGCTCGTCACATTTGTCATATATCTTGCTGGTGGTCCGATACAAGAAGAGGGCGGCTGGCGAGGCTTTGCTCTTCATCGTTTGCAGCAGCGGTATCACCCGCTAGTTGCGGCGGTTATTTTGGGAGTTGTGCACTGTCTATGGCATATACCATTATTCTTTACTTCCGAATGGGACACAGCACGTAGTGGTGTTTCGCAGTTATGGGCGTACCTTGTACTAGTGGTGAGTATGTCGGTCGTGATGTCATGGCTCGTCAACAAGGCGCGCGGCAGTGTGTTTCTTGCCATACTCGCGCACAATAGCGTCAACTGGTCGCTCTTTGTTGTCGCAACGCTCAGCGGCGTTGCTATCGCCAACAACTGGCCTGCTGCACTCAGTCTGACAGTGCTAGCAATTGTGGCGATTGTTGCGACACGTGGGCGACTTGCTTTTGAAGAGAGCAATAAGTAA
- a CDS encoding tetratricopeptide repeat protein produces MHMSGLLVILLVMVWAVWYQPSVGEAQNLPVKLSEKLDKLWAIAQESLRENKYLRAEKALLTILRVDEKNATAYNRLGILYAKQRAYKDAIECFEIAQSLEPSASSLHNVGLIYYETQDYVKAALAFEQALDMEASHAARHIAYAKVQEKLGNTKKMLAALEKAAELEPTPHTLNTLAQAYDSAKQPEQAAKLRERATAMLTPDKPAAVPRRSPHPAHPQQPRQPRQQSRKVIM; encoded by the coding sequence ATGCATATGTCTGGATTATTAGTTATCCTGCTGGTTATGGTGTGGGCAGTTTGGTATCAGCCGTCAGTCGGCGAAGCACAAAACTTACCAGTTAAATTGTCAGAGAAACTTGACAAGCTCTGGGCTATCGCTCAAGAGTCGCTGCGTGAAAACAAATATCTGCGTGCCGAAAAGGCACTCCTAACCATCCTGCGCGTCGATGAGAAAAATGCCACAGCCTACAATCGCCTGGGGATTTTGTATGCCAAGCAGCGTGCCTACAAGGACGCCATCGAGTGCTTTGAAATCGCCCAGAGCCTCGAGCCGAGCGCCTCGAGCCTACACAATGTCGGCCTCATTTACTACGAGACACAGGATTACGTCAAGGCGGCGCTGGCGTTTGAGCAGGCGCTTGATATGGAGGCCAGTCATGCCGCCCGGCACATCGCCTACGCCAAGGTTCAGGAGAAATTAGGTAATACGAAGAAGATGCTGGCGGCGCTAGAAAAGGCCGCTGAGCTCGAACCGACGCCGCACACATTGAACACGCTTGCTCAAGCCTACGACAGCGCCAAGCAGCCCGAACAAGCCGCCAAACTTCGCGAGCGCGCCACGGCCATGCTCACACCCGACAAGCCAGCCGCCGTCCCGCGCCGTTCGCCACACCCAGCTCATCCTCAGCAGCCACGCCAGCCGCGGCAACAATCACGAAAAGTGATCATGTAG
- a CDS encoding RluA family pseudouridine synthase has translation MKISPRTVLKIARLYQLADDNTPVKALRHLKVQTDESHIVAEFILNKQHFAVLYGSIVDEESIDELWPDKPANAEMLPNPLDPSCTETPFQGKFVIMLHIVPTKQRLDVHLSTDFDPSISRSLWQKYIKAGYVSVNQRVVTTPKFEVDETDEIAVKLPEQEQASAELPILYEDDDVIVVDKPSGLLTHAKGGLSTEPTVAEIIRPQTSFASDTDRPGIVHRLDRDTSGVLIIAKTAEAAAHLQRQFAQRTTKKTYLAVTDGAPKLAAAKIDLPIGRNPSAPSTFRVDPNGKPAQTNYRVLAAANAKALIELKPTTGRTHQLRVHMAYLNTPILGDRVYGKPNASRLMLHAHKLEITLPSGERKTFEAAIPAEFRQLFPRVAATPNEPGEATHD, from the coding sequence GTGAAGATTTCGCCGCGCACTGTCCTTAAAATCGCCAGGCTATATCAACTGGCAGACGACAACACGCCCGTCAAAGCCCTGCGCCACCTGAAAGTTCAGACAGACGAATCGCATATCGTGGCTGAGTTTATCTTAAACAAGCAGCATTTCGCCGTGCTCTACGGCTCAATCGTCGATGAGGAATCAATTGACGAGCTGTGGCCTGACAAGCCAGCCAATGCTGAGATGTTGCCAAACCCGCTTGACCCGAGCTGCACCGAAACGCCGTTTCAAGGCAAATTTGTCATCATGCTCCACATCGTGCCGACCAAGCAGCGCCTGGACGTCCACTTATCCACGGACTTTGACCCGTCGATTTCGCGTAGCCTCTGGCAGAAATATATCAAAGCTGGTTACGTCTCGGTCAATCAGCGCGTAGTGACGACGCCAAAGTTTGAGGTCGATGAGACTGACGAGATTGCCGTCAAGCTGCCAGAGCAGGAGCAGGCCAGTGCGGAGCTGCCAATATTATACGAAGACGATGACGTAATTGTAGTCGATAAACCCAGCGGACTGCTGACCCATGCCAAAGGTGGACTGTCGACCGAGCCAACCGTGGCGGAAATTATTCGTCCCCAGACTTCGTTTGCCTCGGACACCGACCGTCCGGGCATCGTCCATCGGCTCGACCGCGACACCTCAGGAGTGCTGATCATCGCTAAAACTGCTGAAGCCGCCGCTCATTTACAGCGGCAATTCGCCCAGCGCACCACCAAAAAAACCTATCTCGCAGTAACTGACGGCGCACCAAAACTAGCCGCCGCAAAGATCGACCTGCCAATTGGTCGCAACCCATCCGCGCCCAGCACCTTCCGCGTCGATCCGAATGGCAAACCCGCCCAGACAAACTATCGGGTTTTGGCAGCGGCTAACGCCAAAGCACTAATTGAACTTAAGCCTACCACCGGACGCACCCATCAACTCCGCGTCCATATGGCATACCTAAACACGCCAATTCTCGGCGACCGCGTCTACGGCAAGCCAAACGCCAGCCGCCTGATGCTTCACGCCCACAAACTAGAAATTACACTGCCATCTGGCGAGCGAAAGACCTTTGAGGCGGCCATTCCAGCAGAGTTTCGACAATTATTCCCGAGAGTTGCCGCAACCCCGAACGAGCCCGGCGAGGCCACTCATGACTAA